The Fragaria vesca subsp. vesca linkage group LG2, FraVesHawaii_1.0, whole genome shotgun sequence genome includes a window with the following:
- the LOC101314343 gene encoding aluminum-activated malate transporter 13-like: MGSTVISIPEELSPPLPSIKEEKERPNKLSIIFSHLGELQKNKQKMRKLIHSVKVGIALVLVSLLYLLDPLYEQVGENAMWAIMTVVVIFEFFAGATLSKGLNRGLGTIVGGGLGCSVATLAQEMTGMGKASTIIIGSSVFIFGAAGTYTRLQPSIKKRYDYAAMIFILTFNLVIVSGLRAEEVLELARDRLSTIGMGFAVCIFISLLVFPTWASDELHDSISSKFQDLAKAIEECLEDYFTLDTEKDNQPCRRSSGSGSCRSVLHSKSKDETLANFAKWEPWHGKFGLYYPWNKYLQVGEQLRDLAPIVLSLKACLQSPRQPSSSVRQSIKEPSEAVGLSLALTLQELGESVMKMRRSQQEAVIMPELKSMRVELNSIISSSKFGPLENVDELAISSFVFLLIEMVEKVEELAKEVEELGELADFRTK; the protein is encoded by the exons ATGGGTTCGACCGTGATATCAATTCCAGAAGAGCTTTCTCCTCCTCTTCCCAGCATTAAGGAAGAGAAAGAGAGACCAAACAAGCTTTCGATTATTTTCTCTCATCTCGGAGAGCTACAAAAGAACAAGCAGAAAATGAGAAAGCTGATTCACAGCGTCAAGGTTGGGATTGCACTGGTTTTGGTTTCACTTCTCTATCTGCTCGACCCTCTCTATGAACAAGTCGGAGAAAATGCCATGTGGGCTATAATGACCGTGGTCGTCATCTTCGAGTTCTTTGCAG GTGCTACACTTAGCAAGGGCTTAAACCGAGGATTGGGAACCATCGTAGGAGGTGGACTTGGTTGCTCAGTTGCAACTTTAGCTCAAGAAATGACTGGCATGGGCAAAGCCAGCACCATTATCATTGGTTCTTCTGTATTTATCTTCG GTGCAGCTGGGACATACACTAGATTACAGCCGAGCATCAAGAAGAGATACGACTATGCAGCAATGATATTCATACTCACCTTCAATCTGGTGATCGTTTCGGGTTTACGTGCCGAGGAGGTGTTGGAATTGGCTCGTGATCGGCTTTCGACTATCGGAATGGGTTTCGCCGTCTGCATCTTCATAAGCTTGCTCGTCTTCCCCACATGGGCCAGTGATGAGCTTCATGACTCTATCTCCAGTAAATTCCAAGACCTTGCAAAAGCTATTGAAG AATGCCTTGAAGATTACTTCACATTAGATACTGAAAAAGACAACCAGCCTTGCCGACGGAGTTCCGGTTCCGGTAGTTGCAGATCGGTGTTGCACTCGAAGTCTAAAGATGAGACGCTG GCAAATTTTGCGAAATGGGAACCATGGCATGGGAAATTTGGTCTTTACTACCCATGGAACAAATACCTACAGGTTGGAGAGCAACTAAGAGACCTCGCTCCCATTGTCCTTTCCCTCAAAGCCTGTCTTCAATCTCCTAGACAG CCATCGTCAAGTGTGAGACAGTCGATCAAAGAGCCTAGTGAAGCTGTAGGGTTGTCTCTCGCATTGACCCTGCAAGAACTCGGAGAAAGCGTTATGAAGATGAGAAGGAGCCAACAAGAAGCTGTGATCATGCCCGAGTTGAAGTCAATGAGAGTAGAACTCAACTCCATCATTTCTTCTTCCAAGTTTGGACCCCTAGAGAATGTCGATGAGCTTGCGATTTCAAGCTTTGTCTTTCTGTTGATTGAGATGGTGGAAAAAGTTGAAGAACTGGCAAAGGAGGTTGAAGAACTTGGAGAACTCGCTGATTTTCGTACCAAATAA
- the LOC101293156 gene encoding uncharacterized protein LOC101293156, giving the protein MTQLELFKKIKRFNPLEPSLSILGFFLVTVLLIGCFFYLDYRTVVHGIRSRLLHGSGGKARSGFLDQGNEGCDVFDGNWVWDESYPLYQSQNCSFLDGGFRCSENGRPDSFYTKWRWQPKDCNLPRFDAGMMLEKLRNRRLVFAGDSIGRNQWESLLCMLSSVIPNKTSIYEVNGTPITKHSGFLVFKFEDFNCTVEYYRSPFLVFQGHPPAGAPEEVKMTLKVDQMDWLSLHWRDADVLVLNSGHWWNYGKTIREGCYFQEGEEIKMNMTVNTAYRKSMETLIDWIDSEVNMSKTYVLFRTYAPVHFSGGDWNSGGGCHLETLPGLGPLPVLSDSVYTTIFDVLSERSNESHVGKVDFLNVTNMSLWRKDAHASLYYLGPDGPASINHQDCSHWCLPGVPDSWNELLYALFLKQESIRSGNSTKSSQFPL; this is encoded by the exons ATGACCCAGTTGGAGTTGTTCAAGAAAATCAAGCGCTTCAATCCTCTAGAGCCTTCTCTAAGCATTCTTGGGTTTTTCTTGGTCACTGTTCTGCTCATTGGGTGCTTCTTCTACTTGGATTACCGCACAGTTGTCCATGGGATTCGCTCTCGTCTTTTGCATGGTTCAGGTGGGAAAGCACGGTCAGGGTTTCTTGATCAGGGGAATGAAGGGTGTGATGTGTTTGATGGGAACTGGGTTTGGGATGAGAGCTATCCTTTGTATCAGTCTCAGAATTGCTCCTTTTTGGATGGAGGGTTTAGGTGTTCTGAGAATGGGAGACCTGACAGCTTCTATACCAAGTGGCGTTGGCAACCCAAAGATTGCAACTTGCCCAG ATTCGATGCAGGGATGATGTTGGAAAAGCTTCGAAATCGACGTCTTGTATTTGCCGGTGACTCGATTGGAAGGAACCAGTGGGAGTCTCTTCTCTGCATGCTCTCTTCTGTAATTCCTAACAAGACTTCAATCTATGAGGTGAATGGGACGCCAATTACGAAGCACTCAGGCTTTTTGGTCTTCAAGTTTGAGGACTTCAACTGCACAGTGGAATACTACAGGTCACCATTTCTAGTCTTTCAGGGCCATCCTCCAGCTGGTGCCCCAGAGGAGGTGAAGATGACTTTAAAAGTGGATCAAATGGACTGGCTTTCCCTCCACTGGAGGGATGCGGATGTGCTAGTCTTGAATTCCGGGCATTGGTGGAATTATGGGAAGACCATTAGAGA GGGCTGCTACTTTCAAGAAGGGGAGGAGATAAAGATGAATATGACTGTTAATACTGCATACCGGAAATCAATGGAAACTTTGATCGATTGGATTGATAGTGAAGTCAACATGAGCAAGACTTATGTACTTTTTCGAACTTATGCTCCTGTGCATTTCAG TGGTGGTGATTGGAATTCTGGTGGTGGCTGTCACTTGGAGACTCTACCTGGATTAGGCCCATTGCCTGTTTTATCTGACAGTGTTTACACGACTATCTTTGATGTGTTATCTGAGCGATCAAATGAGTCACACGTAGGAAAAGTCGATTTTCTGAATGTAACAAACATGTCTCTGTGGAGAAAAGATGCCCATGCTTCTCTGTACTATTTAGGGCCAGATGGACCAGCCTCAATCAACCATCAAGACTGCAGCCACTGGTGCCTACCTGGCGTCCCTGATTCATGGAATGAACTTCTTTATGCCCTTTTCCTTAAACAGGAATCCATTCGCTCAGGAAATTCAACCAAATCTTCCCAGTTTCCATTGTGA
- the LOC101314628 gene encoding antifungal protein ginkbilobin-2-like, protein MGVLLHHLNIAVTVISFFAFSTVIRGVPDTNISSVLCNQGVYTSGDPFAISLAYILQELETATSAQKNYDYYDISPYPNAFAYGHASCNPNMTSSDCTTCLGAAKTDMLATCQSNIGGRAVLGDCSIRYEQYPFTE, encoded by the coding sequence ATGGGTGTTCTTCTTCATCATCTCAACATTGCAGTCACTGTAATCTCATTCTTTGCGTTCTCCACTGTGATCAGAGGCGTTCCGGATACAAATATATCGAGTGTTCTGTGCAACCAAGGTGTGTATACTTCTGGTGATCCTTTTGCTATAAGCCTTGCCTATATTCTTCAAGAACTGGAGACTGCAACATCAGCACAGAAGAACTATGATTACTATGACATATCTCCATACCCTAATGCTTTTGCTTACGGCCATGCTTCTTGCAACCCGAATATGACGAGCTCAGACTGCACTACTTGCCTCGGTGCTGCGAAAACCGATATGTTAGCTACTTGTCAGAGCAATATAGGGGGTCGTGCTGTTCTCGGTGACTGTTCAATCAGGTATGAGCAATACCCTTTCACTGAATGA
- the LOC101293452 gene encoding F-box protein At2g27310-like: MSVAPVENMSSLNTDLFYDILKRLDGPTLATAACTCAAFCSISKEERLWEDVCSSMWPSTNREDVKSLISSIGGFRKFYADCFPLIVNKEVTDYQWNDYLEYPEEWTEAEYYGDMDEFESISPSDFVSIVDIRYKDKIICSKVLWGIPNANGFNGWFYNCPFRIDLLTYAARDDDDDGEAFLSVANGLPPIASMETERKDGKLWRGLRDGLRLSWIVVNRKMKQAANLASWCPIGGQRHWPTDKDFVIRFGSILPARDILPCQVVECILSMKFRVICTEGEGAETTLKLTELSMQLEDMEGSHVNGRNSLLILKEALSCRRSKNYSEVLESCNLYSKVQNELKEEKMRNESRKICNIAICKTCLLGTNIALAFMTILQNQHSPNLSPHVFCA, from the exons ATGTCAGTTGCACCAGTTGAGAACATGTCATCTTTGAACACAGACCTTTTCTACGATATATTGAAACGTCTTGATGGACCAACTTTGGCTACTGCAGCATGTACATGTGCAGCATTCTGTTCCATCTCAAAAGAAGAGAGGTTATGGGAAGATGTGTGCTCTTCTATGTGGCCTTCAACTAATAGGGAAGATGTCAAGAGTTTAATATCATCCATTGGTGGGTTCAGAAAGTTCTATGCTGATTGTTTTCCCCTTATTGTAAACAAGGAAGTTACTGACTACCAGTGGAACGACTACCTTGAGTACCCCGAAGAATGGACCGAAGCTGAATACTACGGTGACATGGATGAGTTCGAAAGTATTTCACCATCGGATTTTGTTTCAATTGTGGACATCCGTTACAAGGATAAAATAATCTGCTCAAAAGTTCTTTGGGGGATTCCCAACGCGAACGGCTTCAATGGTTGGTTTTACAACTGCCCATTTCGGATTGATCTTCTTACTTATGCAGCCAGAGATGACGATGATGACGGTGAAGCTTTCCTTTCTGTTGCTAACGGCCTGCCACCGATTGCATCTATGGAGACAGAAAGGAAAGATGGAAAGTTATGGCGGGGGCTTCGTGATGGTCTCCGACTTAGTTGGATTGTTGTAAATAGAAAAATGAAGCAAGCTGCTAATCTTGCTAGCTGGTGCCCAATTGGTGGTCAAAGGCATTGGCCAACAGACAAGGACTTTGTGATTCGCTTCGGATCCATTCTTCCTGCAAGAGACATCCTTCCCTGTCAAGTAGTGGAATGCATCCTCAGCATGAAGTTCCGAGTGATTTGTACAGAGGGAGAAGGCGCTGAGACAACCCTCAAGTTAACAGAATTGAGCATGCAGTTAGAGGACATGGAAGGTTCTCATGTCAATGGAAGAAACAGTTTGCTTATTCTCAAGGAAGCACTGAGCTGCCGCCGCAGCAAAAACTACAGCGAAGTTCTTGAGTCGTGCAATTTGTACTCGAAAGTACAGAACGAGCTCAAAGAGGAAAAGATGAGAAACGAAAGCAG AAAAATCTGCAACATTGCAATCTGCAAAACCTGCCTGTTGGGAACCAACATTGCTCTAGCGTTCATGACAATACTGCAGAACCAGCATTCTCCCAACCTCAGCCCTCATGTCTTCTGTGCATAA
- the LOC101294032 gene encoding mRNA-capping enzyme-like: MDREERRMGYKRKFQYEDPGIHNSRNQQSYDRYALPEGWVGCPAFGDEISGIIPSKVPLGESFSDHIHGETYTPKQVIQQQRHLGRELGLVIDLTNTTRYYPLSDWGREGIRHVKIKCQGRDSVPDSDSVNKFIDEVSKFFSHRTDPMKYILVHCTHGHNRTGFMIVHYLIHTKSITVTEAISEFARVRHPGIYKQDYIDALYMAYHERKPESIVCPQTPEWKRSSDQDNENHVKNGAMTIDDVLGDTIPFDQQKMLQEACYHALDLVITGRGKLPFPGSHPVSLNRENQQLLRQRYYYATWKADGTRYMMLITWDACYLIDRRFHFRRVQMRFPCRFSNKVIPEKTHDFTLLDGEMIIDTDPNTQKQERRYLIYDVMAINQASVVKLPFHERFKMLEKEVIEPRNMERDTLSRSAEPYYRYDLEPFSVRRKGFWILSTVTKLLRKFIPGLSHASDGLIFQGWDDPYVPRTHEGLLKWKFPEMNSVDFLFELAVDGRPLLFLNERGKKKLMSGFRVVFKDELDPAFCSGKIIECSWDAEGHMWVCMRIRLDKSTPNEFMTYTKVMKSIKDNITEEVVLREIDEIVRLPMYADRIKTDIKAHEQTSSARRR; the protein is encoded by the exons ATG GATAGAGAAGAGAGGCGGATGGGGTACAAAAGAAAATTCCAGTACGAGGATCCGGGGATTCATAATAGCAGGAACCAACAGTCGTACGATCGTTACGCGCTTCCTGAAG GTTGGGTTGGATGTCCTGCTTTCGGCGACGAAATTAGTGGTATAATTCCTTCTAAAGTACCTCTGGGTGAGTCTTTTAGTGACCACATTCACGGTGAAACCTACACTCCAAAGCAAGTCATTCAGCAACAAAGACATCTTGGAAGAGAA CTTGGTTTAGTGATTGATCTAACAAACACTACGCGGTACTATCCCTTATCCGATTGGGGAAGGGAAGGCATTCGTCATGTTAAG ATAAAATGCCAAGGAAGGGATTCAGTACCTGATAGTGATTCTGTAAATAAATTTATCGATGAG GTATCAAAATTTTTCTCCCATAGAACAGATCCAATGAAGTATATACTTGTCCACTGTACACATGGGCATAACCGCACAGGTTTCATGATAGTTCATTATCTTATACATACCAAATCAATTACAGTCACTGAG GCAATAAGTGAATTTGCCCGGGTTCGTCATCCTGGAATATATAAACAGGACTATATTGATGCGCTATACATGGCTTATCATGAAAGGAAGCCGGAATCAATTGTTTGCCCCCAAACTCCAGAGTGGAAAAGAAGTTCCGATCAGGACAAT GAGAATCATGTGAAAAATGGAGCAATGACGATTGATGATGTTTTGGGAGATACAATACCTTTTGACCAGCAAAAGATGTTGCAGGAAGCCTGTTATCATGCACTCGACTTGGTTATAACG GGTAGAGGGAAGTTGCCGTTTCCAGGGTCACATCCTGTTTCTCTCAACAG AGAGAACCAACAATTACTAAGGCAGCGCTATTACTACGCCACCTGGAAAGCTGATGGAACTCGCTATATGATGCTAATTACATGGGATGCGTGTTACTTAATTGATAGAAGGTTTCATTTTCGAAGGGTCCAGATGCGCTTTCCTTGCAGATTTTCAAATAAG GTCATACCTGAGAAGACTCATGATTTTACATTACTCGATGGGGAGATGATAATTGACACAGACCCGAATACCCAAAAGCAAGAGAGAAGATACCTCATTTATGACGTCATGGCAATTAACCAAGCCTCAGTTGTAAAG CTGCCATTCCATGAACGGTTTAAGATGCTCGAAAAAGAAGTGATCGAGCCTCGAAATATGGAACGTGATACCCTTTCCAGAAGTGCAGAACCGTATTACAGATATGACTTGGAACCGTTCAGT GTGAGGAGGAAGGGTTTTTGGATACTATCTACTGTTACCAAGCTTTTGAGGAAATTTATTCCTGGGCTTTCACATGCATCAGACGGTCTGATATTCCAG GGTTGGGATGATCCTTATGTACCCAGAACGCATGAAGGTCTTTTGAAGTGGAAATTTCCTGAAATGAATTCAGTTGATTTCCTGTTTGAG TTGGCAGTTGATGGTCGTCCACTGCTTTTTCTGAATGAGCGTGGAAAGAAGAAGCTGATGTCTGGCTTTAGGGTTGTTTTTAAAG ATGAATTGGACCCTGCTTTTTGTTCAGGGAAAATCATAGAGTGCTCCTGGGACGCAGAGGGACACATGTGGGTCTGTATGCGGATTAGGCTAGACAAATCAACCCCAAATGAGTTCATGACGTATACAAAG GTGATGAAAAGCATCAAGGATAATATAACGGAGGAAGTTGTGTTGAGAGAGATTGATGAGATTGTCCGCCTACCTATGTATGCTGATCGAATAAAGACTGATATTAAGGCACACGAGCAGACTTCTTCCGCGCGGCGTAGGTGA
- the LOC101293740 gene encoding small nuclear ribonucleoprotein Sm D1-like: MKLVRFLMKLNNETVSIELKNGTVVNGTITGVDISMNTHLKTVKLTLRGKNPVTLDHLSVRGNNIRYYILPDSLNLETLLVEETPRVKPKKPTAGRAVGRGRGRGRGRGRGRGGR, translated from the exons ATGAAGCTCGTCAG GTTCTTGATGAAGCTGAACAACGAAACCGTATCGATCGAGCTCAAGAACGGCACCGTTGTCAATGGCACCATCACAG GTGTAGATATTAGTATGAATACACATTTGAAGACGGTGAAACTTACACTCAGGGGGAAGAATCCAGTGACTCTTGATCATCTCAGTGTGAGGGGTAACAATATTCGATACTACATCCTTCCTGACAGCTTGAATCTTGAGACTCTGCTGGTTGAAGAGACTCCTAGGGTCAAGCCCAAGAAGCCAACTGCAG GGAGGGCTGTGGGAAGGGGACGTGGCCGTGGACGTGGACGCGGTCGTGGCCGTGGTGGTCGTTAA